The following coding sequences lie in one Thermodesulforhabdaceae bacterium genomic window:
- the carB gene encoding carbamoyl-phosphate synthase large subunit has protein sequence MPKRTDIRKILIIGSGPIVIGQACEFDYSGTQACKALREEGYEIVLVNSNPATIMTDPGMADRTYIEPITVEAVAKIIERERPDALLPTLGGQTGLNTAIRLYDEGILDRYGVEMIGARPDVIRKAEDRKLFREAMERIGLRVPKSGIAHSLEEAEAIAASIGFPIIIRPSFTLGGTGGGVAYNREELLEIVQRGLDASLINTVMLEESVLGWKEFELEVMRDRMDNVVIICSIENVDPMGVHTGDSITVAPAQTLTDQEYQRMRDAAIAIMREIGVETGGSNVQFAINPENGDMVVIEMNPRVSRSSALASKATGFPIAKIAAKLAVGYTLDELPNDITKETKASFEPTIDYCVVKIPRFTFEKFPRTPDFLTTSMKSVGETMAIGRTFKEALQKAIRSLEIGRYGFPDPPPDVTAEYLEHLKEQLNRPNSKRLFQIAEAMKLGVSIDEIYERTKIDRWFLHHIREIVELEDYIRKNPSFLDDPENMKLAKSWGFSDIRLSQLTGTDEETIRQKRLALGVRPAYKLVDTCAAEFEAYTPYFYSTYEDEDEARVSNREKVIIIGGGPNRIGQGIEFDYCCVHASFALKEEGVEAIMVNSNPETVSTDYDTSDKLYFEPLTREDVLSIVEEESRILDGGVPLLKGLIVQFGGQTPLNLAVPLERAGVQILGTSSDAIDRAEDRKRFQELLQKLGLKQPENATAMSIEEALDAAHAIGYPVVVRPSYVLGGRAMEIIYDDESLREFMQQAIHVSPGHPILIDKFLEDATEVDVDAISDGQITVVGGIMEHIEAAGVHSGDSACVLPPITIPEDLQQEIMRQTKLIAAELGVIGLMNIQFAIQKGTIYILEVNPRASRTVPFVSKAIGVPLAKLATKIMLGKTLKELGFTSEVRPSHISVKESVFPFSRFPGVDILLGPEMKSTGEVMGIDRSFGLAFAKSQMAGGFTLPLKGTVFISVHDRDKPKVVEVAKRFSELGFKIIATQGTADYLRDHGIPAERVFKIREGRPHVVDYIKNGAVHLVINTSLGKKTYSDSYEIRRTTLLYNIPYATTIAGSLAMAEAVSALQQGDWTVNSLQEYHSLIDKVSMGKAELPTYTHVSERH, from the coding sequence TTATTCCGGCACTCAAGCCTGTAAAGCACTTCGTGAAGAAGGCTATGAAATAGTGCTTGTAAACAGTAATCCCGCTACCATCATGACCGATCCGGGAATGGCGGATCGCACTTATATTGAACCCATAACGGTGGAAGCTGTAGCTAAAATTATCGAACGAGAGCGTCCAGACGCTTTACTGCCTACCCTTGGCGGGCAAACCGGTCTTAACACCGCAATCCGACTTTATGATGAAGGCATTCTGGATCGTTACGGAGTGGAGATGATCGGTGCAAGACCTGATGTAATCCGCAAGGCGGAAGATCGCAAGCTGTTTCGAGAAGCCATGGAGCGGATTGGCTTGAGAGTGCCTAAAAGCGGCATAGCTCATTCTCTGGAAGAAGCCGAAGCTATCGCCGCTTCGATAGGTTTTCCGATTATCATTCGTCCTTCATTCACTCTTGGTGGAACAGGCGGAGGTGTGGCTTATAACCGCGAAGAATTGCTTGAAATCGTTCAGCGCGGACTGGACGCAAGTCTTATAAATACTGTCATGTTAGAAGAATCGGTGCTCGGATGGAAAGAATTCGAACTTGAAGTTATGCGTGATCGAATGGACAACGTGGTTATTATTTGCTCCATCGAAAATGTTGACCCCATGGGAGTCCACACCGGCGATTCCATCACCGTAGCACCGGCTCAGACACTTACCGATCAGGAATATCAACGCATGCGAGATGCCGCAATCGCCATCATGCGAGAAATAGGAGTGGAAACAGGCGGTTCTAATGTCCAGTTCGCAATCAATCCTGAAAATGGGGACATGGTTGTGATTGAGATGAATCCCCGAGTCTCACGTTCATCAGCTCTTGCTTCCAAAGCAACCGGCTTCCCCATTGCAAAAATTGCGGCAAAACTGGCTGTAGGATACACTCTGGATGAACTTCCCAACGATATAACCAAAGAAACCAAAGCCTCCTTTGAACCGACCATCGATTACTGTGTTGTTAAAATTCCGCGATTTACCTTCGAAAAATTCCCCCGCACTCCCGATTTTCTCACAACATCTATGAAATCTGTCGGGGAAACGATGGCGATAGGTAGAACCTTTAAGGAGGCTCTTCAAAAGGCTATACGTTCATTAGAAATAGGTCGTTACGGCTTTCCAGATCCTCCACCAGATGTAACAGCAGAATACCTTGAACACCTTAAAGAACAACTCAACCGTCCCAATTCCAAGCGTCTTTTCCAGATCGCTGAAGCCATGAAGCTAGGTGTTTCTATCGATGAAATATACGAACGAACCAAAATCGATCGATGGTTCCTGCATCATATTCGTGAGATTGTGGAACTGGAAGACTACATCAGAAAAAATCCCTCTTTCCTTGATGATCCCGAAAACATGAAATTAGCAAAATCCTGGGGATTTTCCGACATTCGCCTGTCTCAACTCACAGGAACCGATGAGGAAACAATACGCCAGAAGAGGCTCGCTTTGGGGGTGCGCCCTGCTTACAAACTGGTCGATACCTGTGCCGCTGAGTTTGAAGCTTACACTCCCTATTTTTACTCAACCTATGAAGACGAAGATGAAGCCCGAGTTTCAAACCGTGAAAAGGTCATTATTATTGGTGGTGGACCTAATCGTATTGGTCAGGGAATAGAATTCGATTACTGCTGTGTTCACGCATCCTTCGCCTTAAAGGAAGAAGGCGTAGAAGCGATCATGGTTAATTCCAATCCGGAAACCGTTTCAACAGACTATGACACATCAGATAAGCTCTACTTTGAACCACTCACCAGAGAAGACGTGCTGAGCATTGTTGAGGAAGAAAGTCGTATTCTCGACGGTGGTGTTCCACTCCTTAAAGGGCTTATTGTTCAATTCGGCGGACAAACTCCCCTTAATCTCGCAGTGCCCCTGGAACGCGCAGGTGTTCAAATCCTAGGCACATCTTCAGATGCTATCGACAGAGCAGAAGACAGAAAAAGATTTCAAGAACTACTTCAGAAATTGGGACTTAAACAACCGGAAAATGCAACGGCTATGAGCATTGAAGAAGCTCTGGATGCAGCCCATGCTATAGGTTATCCGGTAGTGGTTCGCCCGTCCTATGTCCTTGGTGGAAGAGCAATGGAAATAATTTATGACGATGAGTCTCTCCGGGAATTTATGCAACAGGCGATACATGTAAGTCCGGGACATCCAATTCTTATTGATAAATTTCTCGAGGATGCCACTGAAGTAGATGTTGATGCCATAAGCGACGGGCAAATAACTGTTGTCGGCGGTATTATGGAACACATCGAAGCAGCAGGAGTCCATTCTGGAGACAGTGCCTGTGTGTTACCTCCCATCACCATTCCTGAGGATCTCCAGCAGGAGATCATGCGCCAGACAAAACTTATAGCCGCAGAATTGGGCGTAATCGGTTTGATGAACATTCAGTTTGCTATTCAAAAAGGAACCATCTACATTCTGGAGGTAAACCCGAGAGCATCAAGAACGGTCCCATTTGTGAGCAAAGCCATTGGTGTGCCATTAGCAAAACTGGCAACAAAAATCATGCTGGGGAAAACTCTCAAAGAGCTTGGATTTACCAGTGAAGTCCGTCCATCTCACATTTCCGTTAAAGAATCGGTTTTCCCGTTCAGTCGCTTCCCGGGAGTTGATATTTTGCTTGGTCCGGAGATGAAATCCACAGGAGAGGTTATGGGAATTGACAGATCTTTTGGGCTGGCTTTCGCCAAGTCCCAAATGGCGGGGGGATTTACTTTGCCTTTGAAAGGGACAGTGTTTATCAGCGTTCACGACAGAGACAAACCAAAAGTGGTGGAAGTTGCCAAGAGATTTAGCGAGTTGGGATTTAAAATTATCGCCACACAGGGGACAGCGGACTACTTGCGAGATCATGGCATACCTGCCGAAAGAGTTTTTAAGATCAGAGAAGGAAGACCCCATGTGGTCGATTACATAAAAAACGGCGCAGTTCACCTTGTCATCAACACAAGTCTTGGAAAGAAGACCTATTCGGATTCTTACGAAATTCGCCGCACAACTCTGCTTTACAATATCCCTTACGCTACAACTATTGCCGGATCGCTTGCCATGGCTGAAGCTGTATCGGCTCTTCAGCAAGGTGACTGGACGGTAAATTCTCTTCAGGAGTATCATTCATTAATTGACAAAGTTAGCATGGGTAAGGCGGAATTGCCAACCTACACACATGTTTCGGAACGGCATTAA